A genomic window from Pyxicephalus adspersus chromosome 2, UCB_Pads_2.0, whole genome shotgun sequence includes:
- the RNF14 gene encoding E3 ubiquitin-protein ligase RNF14 produces the protein MSGENQEAQEDELLALSSIYSEDEFKRSDTAPGGEIQVCLELPPNFKISVKSNSTANAIVETFENTVFFLPPIVLNFELPPGYPSTACPIFTLSCKWLSQKQLTLLCQRLDDLWVENRGCVVLFAWMQFLKEETLEYLKIKSPFEIQLQNIRTHTLMQRDQEKSSYGIDSPVEGAIDRRAVQDVESVSVLIKHILDFNENQQKKSFNSKPFLCNICFSEKLGSGCTYFKDCSHVYCNSCLKDYFEIQIRDGQVHALNCPEPKCTSVATPPQVKELVGEQLFSRYDHLLLKSSLDLMTDVVYCPRPSCQTPVMQEPGCTMGICTSCRHAFCTLCRMTYHGVSPCKVTAEKLLKLRDEYMIADENGKKFLEKRYGKRVLQKAVEELGSMEWLEQNSKPCPRCGTYIQKIDGCNKMTCTGCNQYFCWLCMNMLSRANPYHHFNDPSSECFNSLFLGVVVEQDFFEDED, from the exons ATGTCCGGTGAAAATCAGGAAGCCCAGGAGGATGAACTCTTAGCTCTCAGTAGTATATACTCTGAAGATGAATTTAAGAGGTCTGACACTGCACCAGGAGGGGAAATCCAAGTTTGTTTGGAACTTCccccaaattttaaaatatctgttAAAT CCAATTCTACAGCAAATGCCATAGTGGAGACCTTTGagaacacagttttttttctaccacCAATTGTCCTAAACTTTGAACTTCCTCCAGGATACCCCTCTACTGCGTGCCCTATCTTTACACTAAGTTGCAAGTGGCTTTCACAAAAACAG CTTACACTTTTGTGCCAGCGTTTAGATGATTTATGGGTGGAGAACAGAGGAtgtgttgttttgtttgcttGGATGCAGTTCCTTAAGGAGGAGACTCTTGAATACTTGAAAATAAAATCACCTTTTGAAATTCAGCTTCAAAATATTAGAACACACACTTTGATGCAGAGAGATCAAGAGAAATCAAGTTATGGCATTGACTCACCTGTAGAGGGAGCAATTGATAGGCGGGCTGTCCAAGATGTCGAGTCCGTGTCTGTCCTCATCAAACACATATTGGACTTTAATGAAAATCAACAGAAGAAAAGTTTTAACAGCAAACCATTCTTGTGCAATATCTGTTTCTCTGAAAAGCTAGGCAGCGGCTGTACATATTTTAAAGACTGCAGCCATGTTTACTGTAATAGCTGCCTTAAGGACTACTTTGAAATTCAAATCAGGGATGGACAAGTCCATGCGCTTAATTGTCCTGAGCCCAAGTGCACTTCAGTCGCTACACCTCCTCAG GTAAAGGAACTTGTAGGAGAACAATTGTTTAGCCGCTATGATCATCTCCTCTTGAAGTCTAGCTTGGATCTGATGACTGATGTTGTTTATTGTCctcggcccagctgtcagacccCTGTAATGCAAGAGCCAGGGTGCACCATGGGTATTTGCACAAGTTGTCGGCATGCGTTTTGTACCCTTTGTAGAATGACCTACCATGGAGTCTCTCCATGCAAAGTAACAGCGG agaaactaCTTAAATTGCGTGATGAATATATGATTGCCGATGAGAATGGTAagaaatttttggaaaaaagataTGGGAAGCGAGTCCTCCAGAAAGCTGTGGAAGAACTGGGTAGTATGGAGTGGCTGGAGCAAAACTCTAAGCCCTGTCCTCGTTGTGGAACCTACATTCAG aaaaTAGATGGGTGCAACAAAATGACCTGCACTGGGTGCAATCAGTACTTCTGCTGGCTATGTATGAACATGTTGTCTAGAGCAAATCCATACCATCATTTTAACGACCCTTCTTCAGAATGTTTTAATAG cCTGTTTCTTGGCGTTGTCGTGGAACAGGATTTTTTCGAAGATGAAGATTGA